The Candidatus Bathyarchaeia archaeon DNA segment GAGCCAGCTATGGCTTCAAGTTTTTGTTCAGCGAGCTCAATATTTGGAATGGACTTTAAGAGTCCCTGTGTGTAGGGATGCTGCGGATTAGAGTAGATGTCTGCACTGCGGGCGTACTCAACCATGTGTCCAGCGTACATGACTAGGATTTTGTCGCTTCTTTCTAAGACTAGGCTCAAATCATGTGTTATTATGATAAGAGTCAAGCCGTAAGCTCTTCGTAAAGCATCAAGAAGATCTAGAATTTTGGCTTGAACTATCACGTCAAGAGCAGTTGTCGGCTCATCAGCAATTATTAAGCTTGGATTAAGCGCCATTGCTAATGCTATCATTACTCGTTGTCTCATTCCTCCACTGAGCTGATGAGGGTAATCGTTTATGCGTTCTGGTTGAATCCCAACATCTGCAAGAATTTTTTTTGTTCGTTCCAGTGCCTCTTTGCTGCTTACTTTTGGCTCATGAGTTTGGATAAGTTCAACAAAATGGGCGCCGATTCTTTTAACTGGATTTAAAGAAGTCATGGGGTCTTGGAACACGTAGGAGATTTCTCTTCCTCTAAGGTTCCGCAACTCGTTCTTTTTAAGTTTCAAAATATCCTTGTCCCTAAGAATTATTTGCCCTTTAGTTATTCTACCTGGATAGGGAACCAGCAAGCCCAAAGACAAACCTAACGTGGATTTTCCACACCCTGACTCACCTACCACGCCTAGTGTTTCCGCTTTTCCTACCGAAAAAGAAACATCTTCTACAGCGCGTATTTTTCCACGCTTAGCCCAGTATTCCACGGCTAGTGCGTCCACGTTCAACAATTTCTGAGCCACCGTTCTCACCCTAATCTTCAAGTCTCGGGTTCAAAAGCTCACTCAGTCCTTCTCCCATGAACGTGAAGCCTAAAGCCAAAAGGATTATCATTAAACCTGGAAATGTTATCACCCACCATGCACCGCTATTCAGAAGTCTTCGTCCGTTTGTTAAGTCCCATCCCCAGTCTGGAACATCTACGGAAACGCCTAAACCTATGAAGGTTAATCCAGCAGCCGTTAGGATGGCATCTGCAAAATTTACTGTCAAAATCACAATTATGGATGGAACAACATTTGGAAGAATGTAACGGAACAATATCGTGCCACTTTTTGCCCCAGCCGCCTTTGCTGCTTCCACATAAGGCATTTCTTTTATACTGAGCACTTGACTTCGAATAACTCTGAAATAAGAGGGAACATAAACCACGGCTATTGAAAGAGCCATGTTAACGACGCCCTTTCCCAGCATCGCCGCTATCGCAATGGCTAAAACCAAGCTTGGAAACGCATAGACACTATCCATTACAAGGCAGAAGACACGGTCTGTTATGCCTCCAACGTACGACGAAAACAGACCGAGCGGAGCCCCAGCCGCCAAACAGATAATTACTGAGAACACAGCAACTTGAAGCATTATTCCACCACCTGAAATGACTCTGCTGAACATGTCTCCTCCCATATCGGTAGTTCCAAAAGGAAACTGCGAACTAGGCGGAGACAAAGGTGGACCAACCTCAATAGCAGAAGGATCATGAGGCCTTATCCAAGGAGCAATTAGAGTCATTACAATGATAGATGTAACTATGATTGCACCAAAAAGCACAAGCCACCCAGCTAAGCCCCTCTTAGTTAGTGAGGTTAAGCCTGGAATTACTCTTGAAAGCATGCTTTTCTTAATATTGGGCTTTTCCATTCATGGTACCTCAAAGGCGTATTCGAGGGTCAAGATAAGCATAAAGCAAATCAACAACTAAACTAACTATAGAGACGAAAATTCCGAAAACAACAACTGCGCCTTGAATGGCTGTGTAATCGCGAAAGTTTATTCGGTCAACGATGTACCTGCCAAGTCCAGGCCAAGAGAAAGTGGTTTCTGTTAATATTGCTCCGCCGAGGAGCGTTGCAAACTGCAGTCCCATCATGGTTAGCACGGGAAGAAAAGCATTTCTTAAAGCATAGCCGTAGGTTACGACCCTTTCTTTTAGTCCTCTTGCTCTCGCGGCAGTTACAAAGTCAAGCCGCAAAGTTTCCAGCATGTTACTTCTCGTCAACCTAATGAAAACCCCTGAAAGAACCAAACCCAGGGTTAATGAAGGCAGAAAAAGATAGCGAAGGCTTTCTACAAACTTGTAAATGTTTCCCTCTAAAAGACTGTCAATAGTGTATAAACCCGTGGAAAATTGAGCACCGCCTATGTTTAATCCAACAGGGGCGTCCATTGCAGGGCTTTTTCTTAAGCCGACTGGCAACAAATGTAATCCTACTCCAAGAGTGAGTTGGAAAATCATGCCCAAAAAGAAAACTGGAATAGCATAAGTTACTATTCCAAAAATGCGAATGGCGTGGTCCGTAGGTTTATTGTAGGCTTTTGCTGCTTCGACGCCAAAAAAGATGCCTATTAAGACTGCGATTATCATGGAAAAAATTGCCAATTCCAGAGTTGCAGGAAACGCTGAGAAAATTTGTTGCGCTACAGGTTCAAATCCCGGCGCCATGGATTTGCCTAAATCTCCCCTGAAAAGTCCTGAGATATAATCCAAATATTGAATCCAAAGCGGCTTGTCAAGACCCAGTTCACGTCGCATTTCTTCCATGGCTTCGGGATTTTCTGCTTTCTCAAAGTGAAGCAAAACTGGGTCGCCCGGCAAGACTCTTACGATAATAAATACCATCGTTAATAGTATGAAGATCATGGGAATTGTTAGTAAGATTCGTGAAATTATGTACGTGCGCAGTGTCATTTTTTATCCTGCCGTCTCTTTGAGATAAATAAAAAGAAAGGGGAATTAAACTTTGTTTATTCTTCCGCGTAAACCATCCAGTGGCGCCAAGACTGTGTTATGTCAAGATAAATTCCTTTAACGTTAGTTTTTGTTACTGCGTAAGCCGAGCCTTGATAGAGTGGAATTAGTGGGCAGTCCTCTACCAGCAAGTCTTGGATATCCTCATACAAAGCGCTTCGTACACTTGTTGTTGTGTTGCCTCTTGCCCACGCTATTAACTCGTCCATCTGGGTGCTGTTATAGTTATGGTGGAGCCATGATCCGCCTGAGGAATGAACGAATGGGTAAATGTAGTCGTCTGGGTCAATGTAGTCTGGATACCAGCCTAAAATGAAGGCTTCCATTTCTTCGTTCCGCCGTTTCTCTCTGTACGAAGCCCAGTCTGCGCTGTCAAGTGTTACGCTTATTACTCCACTGGCTTCTAATGAGGCTTTTAATGCTTGGGCTTGTTGTGGACTTTGCGGGTAATGTCCTGAACTTTCGTACCACAACTTGAATGATAGTTTGTTGGTTTCGTTGTATCCGAATTCGCTGAGAAGGTCTCTGGTTAGCGTATAGTTTGGATCGCCGAGTGTTTGGAAGGCATTGGTGTGGCTGAACATGCCTATTGGTATCATGCTGTAAAGTTTCTGTGCTTGCCCGAGAAATACTGTTTGAACTATTGTTGTTCTGTTTATTGCGGCTCCTATGGCACGTCTTATTTTTGTTTCGTTGAAGGGTGCATATTTCTCTTGTAGAACAAGATATTGGATGAAAGCTCCTGTGCCTTCCCAAACTTTCAAGTTGGTGTTGGCTTTCATGGAGTTTATGTCTGTTGCGGAAAGCTGTCTAAAGGCTATGTCGATTTCTAACGCGTTCATTGCTGTTGCGAGTGCCGTGGCGTCGGCGTACATTTTTATTATGATGTTTTTGGTTTTTGGATAGCCTCCTGTTGCGTTCCAATAGTTGGGATTGGCTTCTAAACGAATCTCGCTATCTTTGCCTGCCACTCTGGTCCAGCTTTTGAGTTTGTAAGGACCAAGACCCATTGGGTGGCTAGCTCGTGGGTTGCCTTCCACATATTCTACAACGGAGTTCATGGGTGCATAGGTTGGGTCAACTATGTATGATGCTTGGCAAGCCATAAGCGATAGGAAAGCGGCAAATGGAATCTTAAGGTAGAATTTCACAACGTACTTGCTTACTACAGTAACGTTTTCTATGATGTCGCTGTAGCCTATGCCTACGAAGGGTCCGTCTTCGTCTGCGATGCCCATTCCTCTGTCAAAAGTGTATTTAACGTGGGTTGCGTTGAACTCTGTTCCATCGTCGTACTTAACTCCTTCACGAAGGTTAAAGGTCCAAACTAAGCCGTCAGATGACACGTCCCATGAAGTGGCTAGTGATGGAACAATATCTGCTGCGCTACCTGTTGCTCCAGCTCGGTATTCCACTAATCCACAGCCTAAAGACTGTATTATTTCCCAACCGAAAAAGTCGTATGCTCTTGCAGGGTCTAAGCATGATTCCACGGAGTCTGTCGTTCCCATTATTAATGTGTCTTTCAAACGAGTTTTCGGCATTGTTAGGTAGTAACCAGCAACTCCGGCAATTACGATTATAACGATGACGATGCCTATGATTACCATTTTGCCAATGGCTTTTTCTCTCATAATTTCACCGCAGATATATAGGTCAATTCGATGAGTATATAAGATTTTAACCCAACAATGCTGCTGTAAGAGTTAACGGTAACAATAATAAAGGTTTACAAGCTTCACAGACTACGAAATGCATAAATCTTTTTATTCGCATCTTAAAATTTCGGTCGGGCGGTAGCTCAGCTTGGTAGAGCTTCCGAGCCTGCTAACACGCTTAGCAGACGGAGACGCTGTAGACGCCTACCCACGGTGGGTGTTACCCAGCCTATCAAGCGCACAGAAACCGGAGTGTCGCAGGTTCAAATCCCGCCCGCCCGACCAAGCCCCTTTTACTGAAATAAGGCTACATTGAATTTATTTTGGTAAGACGGTTTAACATCGCCTTTCTCTATTATCGATAAGTCCTAGAAAGGCAACATTTACTTTAAGGTTTTAAAATCTCGTCTCATATTGCCTAGAGTTTTACCTTCATTAAACGCAAAGTATTAAGAAGCAAGAACATAGTTACTCCATCATCGCCAGATGCGACAGTAAACCATAAAGGAATAAAACCCATCAATCCTAATCCGCCCAAGAGTATCTTAACAATTAGTGATGCAGCTATGTTCTGCTTTGCAATTTCAACAGTCTTGCCGCTTAATTTGATCAAGTAGGGTATCTGAGCCAATTCATCCTTAACTAGCACAACATCTGCCGACTCCAGCGCAACATCCACGCCTGCGCCACCCATTGCAATACCTACATCTGAAGCCGCTAGGGCTGGAGCGTCGTTGACACCATCTCCAACCATTGCTACCAAGCCGTTGTTATTCTTCATTTCTTCAACGATTTTCAATTTGTCCTCTGGAAAGAGTTCTGCATGCACTTTGTCAACGCCCAGTTTTTCAGCGATTTCTTTTGCAATTTCAGTTTTGTCGCCTGTTAGCACTGCAGTTTTGATTCCAGCTTTTCTTAAAGTCTTAATGGCTTCAATCGCGTCTTTTCTAACATCGTCAAACATACAGACAGAAGCGATTCCTGACTTGTCGATTGAAACACACACAGATGTGTGCTTCTCGTTGGCGTAGATTCCTTCTATTTGTTCACAGTTGCATGCGTATTCTTTCATCAGTTCCATATTGCCTACGGCGACATGAGTGCCATTGACATACCCTACTATCCCCTTGCCGGGAATTTCTGTCACATCGGTGACTTTGAGCTTAGTGATGTCTAAGTTTCTCTCGGATGCTTTCTTTACAATAGCTTGCGCGACAGGGTGGTTTGAAAACTGGTCCAATGCAGCTGCGTACATCAAAGCCTGCTCACCATAGTTCTCCACAGATTTAACTTCATGAACTGCAGGCTTGCCTAAAGTAAGCGTGCCGGTTTTGTCGAATATGACAGTCTTGATTCTAGCCAGTTTTTCAACATAGATGCCACCCTTAATGATGACACCTTTTCTGGCAGCAACCGTTATTGCGGTAAATATTGTCGCTGGGACAGGTACTATGAATGCGCTCGGGCAAGAAACCACCAGAAGTATCAAAGAGCGGTATAGCCACGTTTGGAAAGGTCCGCCGAGAATTCTGGGCATGACTGTTGCTATGAGTACGGCGAGCACTATAATAATGGGCACGTAAACTTTGGCAAATCTGTCAACTAACTTTTCAATAGACGCTTTTCTCTTTCTGGATTCTATAACAAGCTTCACGATTCTGGAAACAAGAGTATCCTCGGCCCTTTTGCTGACAGTCACTTTAAGGACACCGCTTGTGCACAATGTACCCGCGTACACGGGGTCGCCTATCTTTTTTATTATAGGCAGTGATTCTCCTGTTACTAGGGACTGGTCTACATGTGAAAAGCCTTCAACAATTGTCCCGTCTAAGGGAATTCTCTCACCAGGCTTTACCAGTATAGTCGTGCCTGGCAAAACTTCTCTAACACTTATGTTCTTTTCAGTGCCATCAATTATCACCCTCGCTTCATCAAGCATAAACTTTGACAACTTCTCAACTGTCTTGCGAGCTCTGTCTTCAATATAACCTTCGAAATACTCTGCCAATGAGTAGAGAAACAGCACCGAGGCTGCTTCAAAA contains these protein-coding regions:
- a CDS encoding ABC transporter substrate-binding protein produces the protein MREKAIGKMVIIGIVIVIIVIAGVAGYYLTMPKTRLKDTLIMGTTDSVESCLDPARAYDFFGWEIIQSLGCGLVEYRAGATGSAADIVPSLATSWDVSSDGLVWTFNLREGVKYDDGTEFNATHVKYTFDRGMGIADEDGPFVGIGYSDIIENVTVVSKYVVKFYLKIPFAAFLSLMACQASYIVDPTYAPMNSVVEYVEGNPRASHPMGLGPYKLKSWTRVAGKDSEIRLEANPNYWNATGGYPKTKNIIIKMYADATALATAMNALEIDIAFRQLSATDINSMKANTNLKVWEGTGAFIQYLVLQEKYAPFNETKIRRAIGAAINRTTIVQTVFLGQAQKLYSMIPIGMFSHTNAFQTLGDPNYTLTRDLLSEFGYNETNKLSFKLWYESSGHYPQSPQQAQALKASLEASGVISVTLDSADWASYREKRRNEEMEAFILGWYPDYIDPDDYIYPFVHSSGGSWLHHNYNSTQMDELIAWARGNTTTSVRSALYEDIQDLLVEDCPLIPLYQGSAYAVTKTNVKGIYLDITQSWRHWMVYAEE
- a CDS encoding ABC transporter ATP-binding protein, translating into MAQKLLNVDALAVEYWAKRGKIRAVEDVSFSVGKAETLGVVGESGCGKSTLGLSLGLLVPYPGRITKGQIILRDKDILKLKKNELRNLRGREISYVFQDPMTSLNPVKRIGAHFVELIQTHEPKVSSKEALERTKKILADVGIQPERINDYPHQLSGGMRQRVMIALAMALNPSLIIADEPTTALDVIVQAKILDLLDALRRAYGLTLIIITHDLSLVLERSDKILVMYAGHMVEYARSADIYSNPQHPYTQGLLKSIPNIELAEQKLEAIAGSPPDMLNLPKGCRFWPRCYRAKERCRTQEPPLVETNAEHYVRCYAYEGVKKRESQ
- a CDS encoding cation-translocating P-type ATPase, giving the protein MKRNVGGELKEFEESRNKRTWILLALALGSTIVVGGLLDLFAQGIPLGFVIPILNETATLSLIIYHVSVIAAGIYIGFIGIRELVIEKRFSVEFLMAVAGLGAAYLDFLFEAASVLFLYSLAEYFEGYIEDRARKTVEKLSKFMLDEARVIIDGTEKNISVREVLPGTTILVKPGERIPLDGTIVEGFSHVDQSLVTGESLPIIKKIGDPVYAGTLCTSGVLKVTVSKRAEDTLVSRIVKLVIESRKRKASIEKLVDRFAKVYVPIIIVLAVLIATVMPRILGGPFQTWLYRSLILLVVSCPSAFIVPVPATIFTAITVAARKGVIIKGGIYVEKLARIKTVIFDKTGTLTLGKPAVHEVKSVENYGEQALMYAAALDQFSNHPVAQAIVKKASERNLDITKLKVTDVTEIPGKGIVGYVNGTHVAVGNMELMKEYACNCEQIEGIYANEKHTSVCVSIDKSGIASVCMFDDVRKDAIEAIKTLRKAGIKTAVLTGDKTEIAKEIAEKLGVDKVHAELFPEDKLKIVEEMKNNNGLVAMVGDGVNDAPALAASDVGIAMGGAGVDVALESADVVLVKDELAQIPYLIKLSGKTVEIAKQNIAASLIVKILLGGLGLMGFIPLWFTVASGDDGVTMFLLLNTLRLMKVKL
- a CDS encoding ABC transporter permease, which gives rise to MTLRTYIISRILLTIPMIFILLTMVFIIVRVLPGDPVLLHFEKAENPEAMEEMRRELGLDKPLWIQYLDYISGLFRGDLGKSMAPGFEPVAQQIFSAFPATLELAIFSMIIAVLIGIFFGVEAAKAYNKPTDHAIRIFGIVTYAIPVFFLGMIFQLTLGVGLHLLPVGLRKSPAMDAPVGLNIGGAQFSTGLYTIDSLLEGNIYKFVESLRYLFLPSLTLGLVLSGVFIRLTRSNMLETLRLDFVTAARARGLKERVVTYGYALRNAFLPVLTMMGLQFATLLGGAILTETTFSWPGLGRYIVDRINFRDYTAIQGAVVVFGIFVSIVSLVVDLLYAYLDPRIRL
- a CDS encoding ABC transporter permease, whose product is MEKPNIKKSMLSRVIPGLTSLTKRGLAGWLVLFGAIIVTSIIVMTLIAPWIRPHDPSAIEVGPPLSPPSSQFPFGTTDMGGDMFSRVISGGGIMLQVAVFSVIICLAAGAPLGLFSSYVGGITDRVFCLVMDSVYAFPSLVLAIAIAAMLGKGVVNMALSIAVVYVPSYFRVIRSQVLSIKEMPYVEAAKAAGAKSGTILFRYILPNVVPSIIVILTVNFADAILTAAGLTFIGLGVSVDVPDWGWDLTNGRRLLNSGAWWVITFPGLMIILLALGFTFMGEGLSELLNPRLED